In the Rhinolophus ferrumequinum isolate MPI-CBG mRhiFer1 chromosome 12, mRhiFer1_v1.p, whole genome shotgun sequence genome, GAAGCTAGAGAGAAGGGCAAGGCCTAGATGGAGAGGGAGCTTAGATTTTAGGAAGGCTGGGTCTGTAGTGATGGAAGCATGTTGGAATGTGGATGTCCACACACCACggcttgaatcccagctctaccccCCACTGACTGTGTGATGTTGGCCATGCTGTTCAATATCTGAGTCTTGATGTCGTTGTCTGCAGCATGAAGGGAATAATGACCTCATAGtgctgttttgaggattaaacgAATAAGTGCATGAAAATGCATAGAATGTAAAAATGCGTGATCATTTTTACTATCAATCCCAAGAACAATGGAGAATTGTGATAGCTTGTCTGGAGATGGAATTTTAGCAGAAAGACAGGGGGCAATGATGTGTGTTAGGAGGTGATGAGAGTAAGGCAAGTGAGATGATAGGGACTGGGACTAGAAAATTGGATGAATTGGACAGGCCTGAACTGGACGGGAAATAGGAAAGAGGAGTCACATGATGCTCATGTAGTCCTTGAGATTTAGAACACAGGAATGGCAATCAATTTGGGATGAGTATCGTGTGGTCAGTTTTGCACGTGCTGAGATTGTATCCATCAGAGATCTGTTGCAGAGAACAGACTTCACTCTTGCTCATTTAGTAGGAAGGAGTTTATCACAGGGTATTAAGTGGCTTACACAATTGTCAAGAGGGCTGAGGAAACAGAATCCAGCTTGAGCTTTCAAGAACAACCTCTGACGCCACTCCTAGGAGCTGGGCTCTGGGTAGCGTCTGCCTTTTTAATAGTCTCGCAACCAGGAAGCTGCCCCCTCAAGAGCCACACCACAGCTGTTTCAAACAGGAAACCACCACAATCAGGAAGCCACTACTAGGGCCAGTTCTAGAACCAATGGTTATCTGCAACAGACCATGTCAGCAGAATGAATTCCCCTCTCCCTATACCTGATCTCGCCACTTCTACTAAGCTAGAATCTGAACACTGGGACCTCTGCAAATGCAGGTGCAGGAAAACCAAATGCATCCACAGCTGGGCGTAAGAGCTGAAGGGACAAGCATTCTAAAATCTTGTCTCTCTCAGACTGAACTATTCTAGAACCCAAGCTGCAAGAGAATAAGGAAAGTATATGTTTagttttccagcttctggaacgGGGAAATTCACATGAGAATGATATTTTGCAAATTGTGCATTGCGGCTCATGTGAGCCTCATGAAATCAACTCAGGGAAATAGTAAGAGTAACTATTATGTAACGTAATGACGAGTTTGTTCTTAAGGATGTGTGTGCATCCTTGTTTGCAAAGTGAAACACTTCTTTCTCTGGatcagggtaaaaaaaaaaaaaaagaaaaaaaaagaagcccttGAAAGTCACTGCACTAGACGTTGGGTGCCAGTGTTGCATTGCAAGGTCTCAGAGACCTTAACTAATGGGTAGAGCCCAGTGGCTGCTGAATATACAGGGTTGGATTCTAGGAGACAATCAAAGCTGGAGATATAGGTTATACAATTGTTGGTAAGAAGATGTCGTTTGAAGCCATGGGAGTTAAGTCACCCAGGGGAGAGAGTGTGGAGTGTAAAGAGAAGGAGGTCTGGAATAGACCCCAAGGAACACAGACATTTGATCTTgggaaagaaattttcttttgggGTTGTACTTGTCCTTCCTGCACTCTGGTAGTTTTAATTGACTCTCCTGAAAGAGAGCTGAATCCAGAGAAGCCCCTGAGCACTTTGGAAAGGcgtgtttcacacacacactaactAGAGCTGATACTGCAGCAGCCATGGTACACACTGCGCTGGGCCAGAACCTGGCACTTGGCATGGGGCCGGCGCCACACTGGCTCTCATGACTGCTGTGTGTCAAGTGGGCATACGGGGCAGAGAGGTTCTTAGGAAAACGGGAAAGAGCTTTCCAGATTCCAAAGCTCCAGCTGCTGAGCTGTGACCACAGAAGGGTCTGACCGCACTAGCCAAGGCTGACTCAATAGTTTTAGGAGTCCCCCGCTTATCCATGGTTGCATTTTCCACGTTTTCTGTTACCATAGTCAACTGGGGTCTGAAAACATTacatggaaagttccagaaataaacaattcataagttttgaaCTGTAGGCTGGTtggagtagcatgatgaaatctcaagcGGTCTCCACGCTGGATATGCTCTTcgcgttagtcacttagtagccatcttggtcaTCAGATCCACTGTCATGGGTGTCACAGTGcctgtgttcaagtcacccttattttacgtAATAAGGGTCCCAAAGCACAGTAGTAGTAATGCTAGCAGTTCGGAGATGCCAAAGAGAAATCCGCcataaagtgtttcctttaagtgaCAAGGTTTGTATGTATAGGAAAGAACATAGTGTACAGAGGgcttggtactatctgtggtttcaggcatccatgggggatcttggaacatatcccctgtggataagggggagctactatatttataattttaaagagtatttttgttgtatataaaaaaatggCAACAAGGGGTAGGAGCTGTACAGGAAGATGTGCTTGTTGCAGCAAAATCGAGATGCAAACTAATTGTTCAACCATAGAAGAATGGGCAAGTTGTGGTGTGTTTAAACAATGAAATTCTAGTGTATACCAGGTACAGGAATGAGCTCGATCTACATGTGTCCGTctggataaacctcaaaaactTAACGtgacatgaaaaaaattcaactcaCAAAATGTTATATCAAGTATGAtatcatttattgaaattttaaaatccacagaaaattgtcctatttatttttatgggaaaaCAAGCATGAAATTATGTAAGTGAAGGGGACACAGAAACTTCCAGGCCGTGGTTATTTTGTGGGGAGGGTATAGGGAAATGGATGAAGGAATGACACTTTGGCTCtatatggattattttatttttttcaaaagcagagGCAGATATAGCAAAATATTACTAGTCATTAAATAAGCTGGTGAGGCATGGgagaaacattattttctgtgttttcataattaaaaataaatacaaccgTGTATAAATTTTGTAAAACCCAGAGCAAGAATCAGGTTTCCTCCTCTGACCCCAGATTAAGCAGATGACCTTTAAAACAATTACTagggaaacacaaacacacacacacacaaacacacacagacacacgtatatataacacacatgtatgtgtataatgtacacatgtgcacatatgtacacacacacatatatatacacatacatacatatgcatatgtacatatatacataacttCATAACTTCAAATTAAAACAagcctgtaatttttttattgggaaaaataCTGGCCTTGGATATTTCTTCAGTTTCAGAACTTCTGTATCGTTGGACACTAACATTTTTCTGATATTTGACCATGTACTGACTCTCTAGACCATCTGTGTCTCATGTTAGAAGGATGCTCCTGGAGTGACTGGCGTGGGGGCAAGGCAGAACCGAGGAAAATCCTGCTGGAATGCTGAAGAATGCTCCAGAGAAGGGCTTGAAACATGTGACCTGAGGCATCACAGAAGAGCTACAGAAGGGGGCCGATAAAGCCTGGCAGGAAATTGTGGGGAAGCTGGgctcaaatcctagctctgctacTAATCATGTGTGAGGACTTGGCTTAGCCAATCTCTCAGGATCTTTCCAGAGATGACACTGATTGACAACTCTATCCTCTTAACTCAAGAGCCTTGTTTTTTTGCCAGAATAATCAGTGGTATTCCAGGGATTCTGAAAGGCTCCCTTGTTTGATAaattctgtccagttttcctcaGTACTTTGGACCTGTTCATATCAACTCTCCTGGGTTGCTGACCCCTTCCTTTTCGGAGCCATCCATTGTGTGACTGGGGGATTCTAAGAAAGAGCTGGATAAGCGAGTTATAGGACACATAGTGGACAATGGAGAGATGGGGTGAAGAAAAACTTACCAAATGTAGAGAAAGAAAGTCCTACAAAATTTTCCAAGAGCAGGATTATATTTAGTCTCGTTATTTACATTGACTTGTTATTTTTCATCAACTCATCCATTACCCTCTTCTGCAAATTCTACaagtatagtgtgtgtgtgtgtgtgtgtgtgtgtgtgtgtgtgcatgctgagGGGCGGGAAGAAGGGTAGGGTCTGTGAGCTCCAGTTGAATTTTTACCAAAGAGTCATATGTTTCATGTAGTCTGAGTTCCCAGCcatacaaaaatcatttattttacttgtataGATAGTATCCTTTTGTCGTAACATTCCCAGGGGCTGGTTAACCCTCGGGGAGTAACagaatttagttttaaatgtcCTATCAGGTGAGTTGTTAATTATTCTCTTACTGTTTTGTCTTGCTACAAGATTCTTTTAATGCTCTGCGCCCTGTATCTTCAGTATTGCTTGACAGGCAGAGATTTGAACCACCCACAGTGTAAATGTTGGTTGGGCACCTCTGCTCAGAGGATGGTTGctgaaaagtgaaaatggaaTCTTTCCCGAGTTAGAATATGAGACGGTAGAAAATTGCTTAGTTTATGCATGTGTAGGTTGCAGATACCTTTTCAAGAATGCATGAGTTGGTTTCAGGCAAAAATCATTTATTCTGTAGAGTTAGGGTATAACTCAAATGCCAGGTGCCCCCTTGTTATTCAGCTTTGGGTCCTCAAAACCTATCTATGTTTTTACCATGTACCGCTTGGCTTGCTGAATTCAACACCTCTTTCAGTGCCCCCTGCTCCCAAAGAATCTACTCACAGAAAGAGTTAAAGAGAAATGTAGACTTTACTGAATATTTCATTGACTGAGGAGAAGTCGACATAGGACACTGCTCAgcaaatgataaaaacattttccCTCAGTCATTTTTGTTCTCGCAAGTCTCTCATCCATTCCACCActgctgttttctcttcttctaaaTCTTCTCTGGTCTTTCTCTGACAATCTTTCCTgaattcttcctcctttcttttctctcctccttcttgagaaaaattcagatttggctcCATTCTTTTGCATAGCAGGTGCgggtcctttttctttctgaggcACAACCTCAGGGGCTAACACTTCAAGTCCAGTGGTCCTTTCAAACAGATGAGATGCTCCTTCCAAGATGCTGGACAGATGTAAAGGTTGATGCAGCTAGGGAAGTCTCCTGGCTACCCATATCAAGAGAGGAGGGCCCCATTGTTCAGAAGATCTTTTCACCATTTTCAGAGTCACCATTGTCTATCAACAACTGTGTGGGTCCTTAAAAACTCTCTACAGAAATGGTTTCCCGAGAGGTGTTTGAATCAGGGAACAGAAAGAGATCGCGCGGGAGAGGGTAGCAGCTATGCCCTGACCAAAGGACCGCATCACTCAGTCACCACTCTTTGATTggagtgtttgctgaatgaaactGTCTGTTGTTGATTTATTGTCAATCTTAACTGGAGTGGAGTCAAGCCTGGTCAGATGCTTTTCCAAATACCCAGAAGACCTCTTAAATTTGGGATGGTCAGTTTGGCGGTCCTTACTTTTACACGTTTTAGGTCCCACAGCTCACACCATTTGGCAAGGTGCCCTGAACCTTGtcttcaaattctgactctgctGAGGTGACATGCAGCCAGATGCTGCTAGTGCCATTGGTTTTATACTGGTGTGGGGGGCCTTTCCTTGGGTTGGGGGTTTCCAGAACACTGCCAGGTCTGTGATGCCAGAGCCTGGTTTTCTGAGATGAAAGAGACTTTGGAGAGAATTCAAATCCAGCCCCTTCAGGTTTCGGATATGGCTCCTGAGTtccagggagggaggaggtcaTACAGTGAGTCAGTGGTTGGGCTGGGGTGTAAATCCATGCCTCTGGTCCCCATGTGGGGCTCTGTCCACCACACCACATTGTTTCCCTGCCTTCTCTCTGGAAGATGCTTCACTCAGAACTCTCTTTTTAAGCCTGGAGCTGCATCTTCTcaagagacagaaggagaagCATGCTATTTAATGTGCTCTGTGGTTTCAGTCTTGGTGTAAAGTTTTCATTCTGCCCAAGTGTTGGATGGGTGAAGTACTGTATGGTGGAGAGTTGCTTTCTTCCTGAAGGCCAGGAGAAATAGTTCAGTCTGAACTACTGTATAAGAAGACGGACAACACATTCTCAAGAGGAAAGGTGTTTGTATCCACATACTGGAATTTGTCCACCCTGACTGATATGGTGGTGTTGACCTGCAGGTGCTCCAGCAGAAACTGAGAGAGATTCTGGTATATGCTTTTGGTTTGCACTCCAGACTCACACACTGTCACCAGTGTCTGCTTTTTCACATCTGTGTTGATGAGAAGCTCCAACTTTAGGTCGACAGAGCCTTTTGTGCATTTCACGAGGAACTGCAGTTGGCAAACAATGAAGTACCAACCTGGGAACTGGATCACCACATTGCCGTCCTGATGCGTGACTCCATGGACAATGCCATCTTTGTTCCAAGTCAGCTCGGGTTTGTTTATATGCTTTGACgctggacagagaaagacacaaaaatggaattattggTCAGATTGCAGGTGCCGCCTGGAAGGTTTGAAGTCATTATCCAAGGTTCCCCAGTCAGGTCTCCTGTAATATTGTCTGCTGTTCTAACCATCCAGAATAGCTCCTGTGTTACTCCTTCTAGATCTGCTTGATAGTCAGGCACAGGTACCAAACCGCCCCTCTTCCTTTTCGCTACTGCTCAAAGCTGGAGGGTCAGAACACACCTGGTGTGGGACCCTGCTTCCTATAGAATTGTTTCCCACTTAATTAGTATATTCTTCTGTGATTGTTACAATTATTACCTTTGCCTTTTCAGACTACGAGTTCCTGGACTGTATTCCCATAAATTCTGGACTATCGGGTTTATTGATTCAACCAATCAATGGACGTTTGATCATTGGGGGAGGGACTACTATTTGGTAGGCGTTGCACAAAGTATCAGAAAGAAGACATGCATTTTTGTTCAATTGATAACTAATTGAGGCGTCAAGATGTCCAGGAGAATCTCAGTCTGTTCACTTTCACATTAAGATGCATCCTGTAACCCTTCGTTGTCTGAGTTTTTGAATGTCTTCCTCTCCGGGACAGCGCAGGCAAGCATAACTGTGTGGACCCCTCGCATGCACCTTAAAGGGCTCGTCCCCGCTGGGATTTATAGAAAAGCAGAGAATTAGCAGATCTCCTAAGCCAACATGTTCAAGTCGGAAGCCAAGGCTCTCCGAGTCCTAACGAGTGAAAATCACTGCTGATTCATTGGTCAGGGTGCCTGTCAGAACGGGGAAGCTGGGGTGTTAGTTTTCATTGCCTCTATGCCTTCGCTTTAAACCTCGTTGCAATTCAGTTGAAGAGTGAGCACTAATCTAACTGCAAAACTGAATTTCTAAATTGAGCGGAATGGCAATTCAGAGAATCTTGGCCGTCGCCTCCATCTCTCGTCTTTCCTAGTGTAAGTGGCTCTCGTCGTTTCTTTTATAAGGGGCCTCTTACCTGAAGCAGCTGCAGTATGCAAATCGGCCCTGAGCCAACATGGTCATTAAGATGTCAATCTGGGGACAAGGCAATTTTGTGGTTCTCTTGTGAACAACTAGAAAGAGGCAGAGATTAAGAGCCTGCTTCCCTTGCATGAAGAAAGTACTATGCACTTGGCCGGCAACTTGTAGGTAGCCGAATAGATGGGGTAGTGGAGGTGGGAACCAGGTGCCTTCAGAGGCCAAGCAGGTAACATAAAGGAGTGAATGGGGCTGAGACAAGAGGAGCATTAGCTATAACAGTAATATTCTACCTCCCATCCCGGAAAGGCATTTCaatttgaattataaaaaatatcatgCAGGCTAAATAGAACACATCTGCAGATCCCATTTGGTGTGGGCCTCTACTTGTGACCTCTGGTTTAGAAGTTTCAGGAAGGCCATAGGAAGTGGCCCTCCGATGGTTGACGGTTGACGTTCCTGGATTTGGTTACTGACCTTGGAGGTAGGCCCATGACTTCTTGAATGGAGCCCTTTTCAGGATACATGAGATGTCTTCTGAGcaatttcctaaaaataaggaGATCACTTAGTAACTAGCTTTCTCTGGGAACTGGAGACACACAATCTTTTTCCATGACCCTTTGAAGGAGACAATTGCCgttctgttttcatttggggacaaaagaaaaacctgtttatttttcattttgccatcAAGTAccttgggatttaaaaaaataattccttcccCTTGGGCTTTTACAAAAAAACTACGGAAgttggggaaaagaaacaaatatgaacTGGATTCCTATATTTACTAAGTGCCATTCTTGCCACTTTGCGTATTTCATCTCACTTCATCTTTAAAGCAACTCTATGAGCGAGGTATTATTAAGCCCCTTTGACAGACAGAAAAAAGCCTCGGGACCAGACAGTACGTTGTCCCAACGTCACTCAGCCAGGGGGTGGTAGCCAGAATAAGATTATTGATAGTAAGTATTGCTATCTGTCCTTTGAGAGTGCACCAGATACTGGTCTGTGTACTTCTACATATTTCAGCTAATCTCATTCTCAGAATAACTCTGCAAGATTAATCTTGATGCCTAGACAAGGCCAATGACACAGGGTCAAGCAAGTTGGTGGAAATGCTGAGATTCACCCCTGAGTCTGTCTGATTCCAGGTTTCCTGCTTGAGGCCGTTTTGCTAGACAGTGGAGATATTGTGCTCAATTTTAAGAGACTATAGGATCAAAGAGGTGTAAGCAGGGAGCGTGCTATCTGGAGCTTCCTTGGCAGGGGGAAAAGACACTGTTTATGTCATTATGGCACGTgagaaataaacatgttttcaatATATTCACTGGTCGTGGTGGCTTAAGCTTCTTCTTACTATAGCAACTATTTTGAATGCAAAGAACCAAGTTACACATTTCTTGCAGTGCCTCATGAATTCAACTTATTCTGGGCAAATTCCTTGTTGTTGGGACTTGGTTTCCCTAGCTGTAAAACTGGAAGATCTATGACCTGATCATCGACCAAAAGATCTATGATGTTTCGATTGTCATCACACATGACCATTTAATTCACCCATCAAAAGCTAGGCAGCGTGGGCGGATTCAGGTGAAGCGATCACGCCCTGGAGTGTTTGCTCACTGTATCTCCCTGAGCGGTACCTGTTGGGCTCTCAGGCTTTTCACAGCTCTCTGCTCAGGACTGAGAAGATCCCTCCGGCCTTCATCACAGCGCCAAGGGGACTTGGCATGGTTGAAAGTTAGCGGAAGAGTTCCCTCTGCTGTCTGAACAAGGGCATTGCTAGAGGCAGAAGCAAGGGGGGCAGTTTTCATCTTTACTTGCCCTTATCCCTTATAGAGGTTCCGGGCCAAAGGTCTCGGCTGATGCAGGCTGGTAGGCCAGCTGCCACTCTTCCGATCCTGTCTCGCACTCATCGTTCTACGGGCATTGTTGCCCTGCCTGTTTCAGCCCACAGCCCACACTCTTGGGGCGTGTAGAACACAACACAGAGGGCTGCTTGCTCCCCAGTGCACTGCGACTACTGTTGAGAGTCCCCCTGGCCCAGCCTCCTCTTTGCTGGCTGTGGAACATCAGGTCAGAAGGAATCACAGAGAGGCACATGTGTCTGCATCTCTACTCTGCTCAAAACCCCTTTCTGACTCTACTGTGCCTGCAGGGTGAGGGCCAAGCCCCTTCACATGGCATTCGTGTTTCTTTGTGTTCCCGTCCCTCATCTTCTCTTTGCCTTGCACTCTGTCCCAATACTAGGGAGTAGTAATAGGAgtgttagtaataataatagctaatatgtaTTGAGTGATGGCTATTTCCTAGGTACTCTGCTAAGCATGTTAaacac is a window encoding:
- the TNFSF8 gene encoding tumor necrosis factor ligand superfamily member 8; this encodes MDPGLQQAFNRVAPAQDTAMHVPAGSVTNHLGTTSRSYFYFTMATLALCLVFAVATIMVLVVQKTDSISTSTGQFSLKGGNCSEDISCILKRAPFKKSWAYLQASKHINKPELTWNKDGIVHGVTHQDGNVVIQFPGWYFIVCQLQFLVKCTKGSVDLKLELLINTDVKKQTLVTVCESGVQTKSIYQNLSQFLLEHLQVNTTISVRVDKFQYVDTNTFPLENVLSVFLYSSSD